A stretch of the Planctomycetota bacterium genome encodes the following:
- the hemL gene encoding glutamate-1-semialdehyde 2,1-aminomutase, with amino-acid sequence MSAKQGNLTRGRSDEAFRRAEALMPGGVSSPVRAFGAVGGKPLFIARGAGARIWDLDGNEFLDYVLSWGPLILGHAHPKVVEAVRQALESGSSFGAPTVREIELAERIREAMPAVEQVRFVNSGTEATMSAVRLARAATGRPAILKFEGCYHGHVDALLVQAGSGAMTFGVPSSPGVPPEVTQHTLLAPYNDLEAVERVGRENRGRLAAILVEPVAGNMGVVPPADGFLEGLRGVADRTGALLIYDEVMTGFRVARSGAAQRYGVRPDLVTLGKVIGGGLPVGAYGGRRDLMQQVSPVGPVYQAGTLSGNPLAMAAGIATLDLLAEPNAYETLEARSARLEKGLAEAVREAKISARVQRVGSMLTLFFTAGAVADYAGARACDTEAFGRFFQGMLGRGVYLPPSQFEAWFVSLAHTDEDIRRTVEAARGAFSAPG; translated from the coding sequence ATGTCGGCAAAGCAGGGGAACCTGACGAGGGGGCGCTCCGACGAGGCCTTTCGCCGGGCCGAGGCCTTGATGCCCGGCGGCGTCTCCAGCCCCGTCCGCGCCTTCGGGGCCGTCGGCGGAAAGCCCCTTTTCATCGCCCGCGGCGCCGGGGCCCGAATCTGGGACCTCGACGGCAACGAGTTCCTCGATTACGTCTTAAGTTGGGGCCCCCTCATCCTCGGCCACGCCCATCCGAAGGTGGTCGAGGCGGTCCGGCAGGCGCTTGAAAGCGGTTCCTCGTTCGGCGCGCCCACGGTGCGGGAAATCGAACTGGCGGAACGCATCCGCGAGGCGATGCCCGCCGTCGAGCAGGTCCGTTTCGTCAACTCCGGCACCGAGGCGACGATGAGCGCCGTGCGCCTCGCGCGGGCCGCCACCGGCCGGCCGGCCATCCTCAAGTTCGAGGGCTGTTACCACGGCCATGTGGATGCGCTCCTGGTGCAGGCGGGTTCGGGCGCGATGACGTTCGGAGTGCCCTCCAGCCCCGGCGTCCCGCCGGAGGTGACTCAGCACACGCTGCTCGCGCCGTACAACGATCTTGAGGCCGTCGAGCGAGTCGGCCGGGAGAACCGCGGTCGCCTCGCGGCGATCCTCGTCGAGCCGGTGGCCGGCAACATGGGTGTCGTTCCGCCTGCCGACGGGTTCCTCGAGGGCCTTCGCGGCGTCGCCGACCGCACGGGCGCGCTATTGATCTATGATGAAGTGATGACGGGTTTTCGCGTTGCGCGCAGCGGCGCGGCCCAGCGCTACGGCGTCCGGCCGGATCTCGTGACGCTCGGCAAGGTCATCGGCGGCGGCCTGCCGGTCGGCGCGTACGGCGGGCGGCGGGACCTGATGCAGCAGGTCTCGCCCGTCGGACCCGTTTACCAGGCGGGGACGCTCTCCGGAAATCCGTTGGCGATGGCCGCCGGTATCGCTACTCTGGACCTCCTGGCTGAGCCGAACGCTTACGAGACGCTTGAAGCCAGGTCCGCTCGGCTGGAAAAGGGCTTGGCAGAAGCGGTCCGGGAGGCGAAAATCTCCGCACGGGTCCAGCGGGTCGGCTCCATGCTGACGCTCTTTTTCACGGCGGGCGCGGTGGCCGACTACGCGGGGGCACGGGCGTGCGACACGGAGGCGTTCGGGCGGTTTTTCCAGGGGATGCTCGGCCGGGGCGTTTATCTGCCGCCCAGCCAGTTCGAGGCGTGGTTCGTGAGCCTCGCCCACACGGACGAGGATATCCGCCGGACGGTCGAGGCGGCTCGCGGGGCGTTTTCGGCCCCGGGCTAG